The following are encoded in a window of Etheostoma cragini isolate CJK2018 chromosome 7, CSU_Ecrag_1.0, whole genome shotgun sequence genomic DNA:
- the LOC117947075 gene encoding tubulin alpha-1C chain-like isoform X2 — MRECISIHVGQAGVQIGNACWELYCLEHGIQPDGQMPSDKTLGGGDDSFNTFFSETGAGKHVPRAVFVDLEPTVIDEVRTGTYRQLFHPEQLITGKEDAANNYARGHYTIGKEIIDLVLDRIRKLADQCTGLQGFLVFHSFGGGTGSGFTSLLMERLSVDYGKKSKLEFSIYPAPQVSTAVVEPYNSILTTHTTLEHSDCAFMVDNEAIYDICRRNLDIERPSYTNLNRLISQIVSSITASLRFDGALNVDLTEFQTNLVPYPRIHFPLATYAPVISAAKAYHEQLTVAEITNACFEPANQLVKCDPRHGKYMACCLLYRGDVVPKDVNAAIASIKTKRSIQFVDWCPTGFKVGINYQPPTVVPGGDLAKVQRAVCMLSNTTAIAEAWARLDHKFDLMYAKRAFVHWYVGEGMEEGEFSEAREDMAALEKDYEEVGADSVGDEDDEGEEY; from the exons ATG CGTGAGTGTATCTCCATCCACGTCGGTCAGGCTGGTGTCCAGATTggcaatgcatgctgggagctTTACTGCCTGGAACATGGGATACAGCCTGACGGACAGATGCCCAGTGACAAGACTCTCGGAGGAGGAGATGATTCCTTCAACACCTTCTTCAGTGAGACCGGAGCTGGAAAACACGTCCCCAGAGCTGTTTTTGTCGACCTGGAGCCCACCGTCATCG ATGAGGTGCGCACTGGGACCTACCGCCAGCTGTTCCACCCTGAGCAGCTGATCACCGGCAAGGAGGATGCTGCCAACAACTACGCCCGTGGACACTACACCATCGGCAAAGAGATCATTGACCTGGTGCTGGACCGGATCCGTAAACTG GCCGACCAGTGCACCGGTCTTCAGGGCTTCCTGGTCTTCCACAGCTTCGGAGGTGGTACCGGCTCTGGTTTCACCTCCCTGCTGATGGAGCGCCTGTCTGTCGACTACGGCAAGAAGTCCAAGCTGGAGTTCTCCATCTACCCAGCTCCCCAAGTCTCCACTGCTGTGGTGGAGCCCTACAACTCCATCCTGACCACCCACACCACCCTGGAGCACTCTGACTGTGCCTTCATGGTGGACAACGAGGCCATCTACGATATCTGCCGTAGGAACCTCGATATCGAGCGTCCTTCTTACACAAACCTCAACAGGTTGATCAGTCAGATTGTGTCCTCCATCACTGCCTCCCTTCGTTTTGATGGTGCCCTCAATGTTGATCTGACAGAGTTCCAGACCAACTTGGTGCCATACCCCCGTATCCACTTCCCTCTGGCCACCTATGCCCCTGTTATCTCTGCTGCAAAAGCTTACCATGAGCAATTAACGGTGGCAGAAATCACCAACGCCTGTTTTGAACCAGCCAACCAGTTGGTGAAATGTGACCCTCGCCACGGTAAATACATGGCCTGCTGCCTGCTGTATCGTGGTGATGTGGTGCCCAAAGATGTGAATGCTGCCATTGCCAGCATCAAAACCAAGCGCTCCATCCAGTTTGTGGACTGGTGCCCCACTGGTTTCAAGGTGGGCATCAACTACCAGCCGCCCACTGTAGTTCCTGGTGGAGACCTGGCCAAGGTCCAGAGGGCCGTGTGCATGCTGAGCAACACCACTGCTATCGCAGAGGCCTGGGCTCGGCTTGACCACAAGTTTGATCTGATGTACGCTAAGAGGGCCTTTGTTCACTGGTATGTGGGTgaggggatggaggagggagagtTCTCTGAGGCCAGAGAGGACATGGCAGCTCTGGAGAAGGATTATGAGGAG GTTGGCGCTGATAGTGTGGGagatgaggatgatgaaggAGAGGAATATTAA
- the LOC117947076 gene encoding tubulin alpha-1B chain-like isoform X1: protein MRECISVHVGQAGVQIGNACWELYCLEHGIQPDGQMPSDKTIGGGDDSFTTFFSETGAGKHSPRAVFVDLEPTVIDEVRTGTYRQLFHPEQLITGKEDAANNYARGHYTIGKEIIDLVLDRIRKLADQCTGLQGFLVFHSFGGGTGSGFTSLLMERLSVDYGKKSKLEFSVYPAPQVSTAVVEPYNAILTTHTTLEHSDCSFMVDNEAIYDICRRNLDIERPSYTNLNRLISQIVSSVTASLRFDGALNVDLTEFQTNLVPYPRIHFPLATYAPVISAEKAYHEQITVAEITTACFEPANQFVKCDPRHGKYMACCLLYRGDVVPKDVNAAIATIKTKRSIQFVDWCPTGFKVGINYQPPTVVPGGDLAKVQRAVCMLSNTTAIAEAWARLDHKFDLMYAKRAFVHWYVGEGMEEGEFSEAREDMAALEKDYEEVGVDSIEGEGEEEGEEY, encoded by the exons ATG CGTGAGTGTATCTCAGTGCACGTCGGGCAGGCTGGTGTCCAGATTggcaatgcatgctgggagctTTACTGCCTGGAACATGGGATCCAGCCTGATGGACAGATGCCCAGTGACAAGACCATCGGCGGAGGAGACGATTCCTTCACCACCTTCTTCAGTGAGACCGGAGCTGGAAAACACAGCCCGAGGGCTGTGTTTGTCGACCTGGAGCCCACCGTCATCG ATGAGGTTCGCACTGGGACCTACCGCCAGCTGTTCCACCCTGAGCAGCTGATCACCGGCAAGGAGGATGCTGCCAACAACTACGCCCGTGGACACTACACCATCGGCAAAGAGATCATCGACCTGGTGCTGGACCGGATCCGTAAACTG gCTGACCAGTGCACCGGTCTTCAGGGCTTCCTGGTCTTCCACAGCTTCGGAGGTGGTACCGGCTCTGGTTTCACCTCCCTGCTGATGGAGCGCCTGTCTGTCGACTACGGCAAGAAGTCCAAGCTGGAGTTCTCAGTCTACCCAGCTCCCCAGGTCTCTACTGCTGTGGTGGAGCCATACAACGCAATCCTGACCACCCACACCACCCTGGAGCACTCTGACTGTTCTTTCATGGTGGACAACGAGGCCATCTACGATATCTGCCGTAGGAACCTCGATATCGAGCGTCCTTCTTACACAAACCTCAACAGGTTGATCAGTCAGATTGTGTCCTCCGTCACTGCCTCCCTTCGTTTTGATGGTGCCCTCAATGTTGATCTGACAGAGTTCCAGACCAACTTGGTGCCATATCCCCGTATCCACTTCCCTCTGGCCACCTATGCCCCTGTTATCTCTGCTGAGAAGGCTTACCATGAGCAGATAACGGTGGCAGAAATCACAACTGCCTGCTTCGAACCCGCAAATCAATTTGTGAAATGTGACCCTCGCCACGGCAAATACATGGCCTGCTGCCTGCTGTATCGTGGTGATGTGGTGCCCAAAGATGTGAATGCTGCCATTGCCACCATTAAAACCAAGCGCTCCATCCAGTTTGTGGACTGGTGCCCCACTGGTTTCAAGGTGGGCATCAACTACCAGCCGCCCACTGTAGTTCCTGGTGGAGACCTGGCCAAGGTCCAGAGGGCCGTGTGCATGCTGAGCAACACCACTGCTATCGCAGAGGCCTGGGCTCGGCTTGACCACAAGTTTGATCTGATGTACGCTAAGAGGGCCTTTGTTCACTGGTATGTGGGTgaggggatggaggagggagagtTCTCTGAGGCCAGAGAGGACATGGCAGCTCTGGAGAAGGATTATGAGGAGGTTGGAGTCGACTCCATTGAGggtgagggagaggaggaaggagaagaatATTAA
- the LOC117947076 gene encoding tubulin alpha-1B chain-like isoform X2 — protein MPSDKTIGGGDDSFTTFFSETGAGKHSPRAVFVDLEPTVIDEVRTGTYRQLFHPEQLITGKEDAANNYARGHYTIGKEIIDLVLDRIRKLADQCTGLQGFLVFHSFGGGTGSGFTSLLMERLSVDYGKKSKLEFSVYPAPQVSTAVVEPYNAILTTHTTLEHSDCSFMVDNEAIYDICRRNLDIERPSYTNLNRLISQIVSSVTASLRFDGALNVDLTEFQTNLVPYPRIHFPLATYAPVISAEKAYHEQITVAEITTACFEPANQFVKCDPRHGKYMACCLLYRGDVVPKDVNAAIATIKTKRSIQFVDWCPTGFKVGINYQPPTVVPGGDLAKVQRAVCMLSNTTAIAEAWARLDHKFDLMYAKRAFVHWYVGEGMEEGEFSEAREDMAALEKDYEEVGVDSIEGEGEEEGEEY, from the exons ATGCCCAGTGACAAGACCATCGGCGGAGGAGACGATTCCTTCACCACCTTCTTCAGTGAGACCGGAGCTGGAAAACACAGCCCGAGGGCTGTGTTTGTCGACCTGGAGCCCACCGTCATCG ATGAGGTTCGCACTGGGACCTACCGCCAGCTGTTCCACCCTGAGCAGCTGATCACCGGCAAGGAGGATGCTGCCAACAACTACGCCCGTGGACACTACACCATCGGCAAAGAGATCATCGACCTGGTGCTGGACCGGATCCGTAAACTG gCTGACCAGTGCACCGGTCTTCAGGGCTTCCTGGTCTTCCACAGCTTCGGAGGTGGTACCGGCTCTGGTTTCACCTCCCTGCTGATGGAGCGCCTGTCTGTCGACTACGGCAAGAAGTCCAAGCTGGAGTTCTCAGTCTACCCAGCTCCCCAGGTCTCTACTGCTGTGGTGGAGCCATACAACGCAATCCTGACCACCCACACCACCCTGGAGCACTCTGACTGTTCTTTCATGGTGGACAACGAGGCCATCTACGATATCTGCCGTAGGAACCTCGATATCGAGCGTCCTTCTTACACAAACCTCAACAGGTTGATCAGTCAGATTGTGTCCTCCGTCACTGCCTCCCTTCGTTTTGATGGTGCCCTCAATGTTGATCTGACAGAGTTCCAGACCAACTTGGTGCCATATCCCCGTATCCACTTCCCTCTGGCCACCTATGCCCCTGTTATCTCTGCTGAGAAGGCTTACCATGAGCAGATAACGGTGGCAGAAATCACAACTGCCTGCTTCGAACCCGCAAATCAATTTGTGAAATGTGACCCTCGCCACGGCAAATACATGGCCTGCTGCCTGCTGTATCGTGGTGATGTGGTGCCCAAAGATGTGAATGCTGCCATTGCCACCATTAAAACCAAGCGCTCCATCCAGTTTGTGGACTGGTGCCCCACTGGTTTCAAGGTGGGCATCAACTACCAGCCGCCCACTGTAGTTCCTGGTGGAGACCTGGCCAAGGTCCAGAGGGCCGTGTGCATGCTGAGCAACACCACTGCTATCGCAGAGGCCTGGGCTCGGCTTGACCACAAGTTTGATCTGATGTACGCTAAGAGGGCCTTTGTTCACTGGTATGTGGGTgaggggatggaggagggagagtTCTCTGAGGCCAGAGAGGACATGGCAGCTCTGGAGAAGGATTATGAGGAGGTTGGAGTCGACTCCATTGAGggtgagggagaggaggaaggagaagaatATTAA
- the LOC117947075 gene encoding tubulin alpha-1B chain-like isoform X1 — MRECISIHVGQAGVQIGNACWELYCLEHGIQPDGQMPSDKTLGGGDDSFNTFFSETGAGKHVPRAVFVDLEPTVIDEVRTGTYRQLFHPEQLITGKEDAANNYARGHYTIGKEIIDLVLDRIRKLADQCTGLQGFLVFHSFGGGTGSGFTSLLMERLSVDYGKKSKLEFSIYPAPQVSTAVVEPYNSILTTHTTLEHSDCAFMVDNEAIYDICRRNLDIERPSYTNLNRLISQIVSSITASLRFDGALNVDLTEFQTNLVPYPRIHFPLATYAPVISAAKAYHEQLTVAEITNACFEPANQLVKCDPRHGKYMACCLLYRGDVVPKDVNAAIASIKTKRSIQFVDWCPTGFKVGINYQPPTVVPGGDLAKVQRAVCMLSNTTAIAEAWARLDHKFDLMYAKRAFVHWYVGEGMEEGEFSEAREDMAALEKDYEEVGVDSIEGEGEEEGEEY; from the exons ATG CGTGAGTGTATCTCCATCCACGTCGGTCAGGCTGGTGTCCAGATTggcaatgcatgctgggagctTTACTGCCTGGAACATGGGATACAGCCTGACGGACAGATGCCCAGTGACAAGACTCTCGGAGGAGGAGATGATTCCTTCAACACCTTCTTCAGTGAGACCGGAGCTGGAAAACACGTCCCCAGAGCTGTTTTTGTCGACCTGGAGCCCACCGTCATCG ATGAGGTGCGCACTGGGACCTACCGCCAGCTGTTCCACCCTGAGCAGCTGATCACCGGCAAGGAGGATGCTGCCAACAACTACGCCCGTGGACACTACACCATCGGCAAAGAGATCATTGACCTGGTGCTGGACCGGATCCGTAAACTG GCCGACCAGTGCACCGGTCTTCAGGGCTTCCTGGTCTTCCACAGCTTCGGAGGTGGTACCGGCTCTGGTTTCACCTCCCTGCTGATGGAGCGCCTGTCTGTCGACTACGGCAAGAAGTCCAAGCTGGAGTTCTCCATCTACCCAGCTCCCCAAGTCTCCACTGCTGTGGTGGAGCCCTACAACTCCATCCTGACCACCCACACCACCCTGGAGCACTCTGACTGTGCCTTCATGGTGGACAACGAGGCCATCTACGATATCTGCCGTAGGAACCTCGATATCGAGCGTCCTTCTTACACAAACCTCAACAGGTTGATCAGTCAGATTGTGTCCTCCATCACTGCCTCCCTTCGTTTTGATGGTGCCCTCAATGTTGATCTGACAGAGTTCCAGACCAACTTGGTGCCATACCCCCGTATCCACTTCCCTCTGGCCACCTATGCCCCTGTTATCTCTGCTGCAAAAGCTTACCATGAGCAATTAACGGTGGCAGAAATCACCAACGCCTGTTTTGAACCAGCCAACCAGTTGGTGAAATGTGACCCTCGCCACGGTAAATACATGGCCTGCTGCCTGCTGTATCGTGGTGATGTGGTGCCCAAAGATGTGAATGCTGCCATTGCCAGCATCAAAACCAAGCGCTCCATCCAGTTTGTGGACTGGTGCCCCACTGGTTTCAAGGTGGGCATCAACTACCAGCCGCCCACTGTAGTTCCTGGTGGAGACCTGGCCAAGGTCCAGAGGGCCGTGTGCATGCTGAGCAACACCACTGCTATCGCAGAGGCCTGGGCTCGGCTTGACCACAAGTTTGATCTGATGTACGCTAAGAGGGCCTTTGTTCACTGGTATGTGGGTgaggggatggaggagggagagtTCTCTGAGGCCAGAGAGGACATGGCAGCTCTGGAGAAGGATTATGAGGAGGTTGGAGTTGACTCCATTGAGggtgagggagaggaggaaggagagga ATA TTAA
- the LOC117947083 gene encoding tubulin alpha-1B chain-like isoform X2 gives MERLSVDYGKKSKLEFSIYPAPQVSTAVVEPYNSILTTHTTLEHSDCAFMVDNEAIYDICRRNLDIERPSYTNLNRLISQIVSSITASLRFDGALNVDLTEFQTNLVPYPRIHFPLATYAPVISAEKAYHEQLTVAEITNACFEPANQMVKCDPRHGKYMACCLLYRGDVVPKDVNAAIATIKTKRSIQFVDWCPTGFKVGINYQPPTVVPGGDLAKVQRAVCMLSNTTAIAEAWARLDHKFDLMYAKRAFVHWYVGEGMEEGEFSEAREDMAALEKDYEEVGVDSIEGEGEEEGEE, from the coding sequence ATGGAGCGCCTGTCTGTCGACTACGGCAAGAAGTCCAAGCTGGAGTTCTCCATCTACCCAGCTCCCCAAGTCTCCACTGCTGTGGTGGAGCCCTACAACTCCATCCTGACCACCCACACCACCCTGGAGCACTCTGACTGTGCCTTCATGGTGGACAACGAGGCCATCTACGACATCTGCCGTAGGAACCTCGATATCGAGCGTCCTTCTTACACAAACCTCAACAGGTTGATCAGTCAGATTGTGTCCTCCATCACTGCCTCCCTTCGTTTTGATGGTGCCCTCAATGTTGATCTGACAGAGTTCCAGACCAACTTGGTGCCATACCCCCGTATCCACTTCCCTCTGGCCACCTATGCCCCTGTTATCTCTGCTGAGAAAGCTTACCATGAGCAATTAACGGTGGCAGAAATCACCAACGCCTGTTTTGAACCAGCCAACCAGATGGTTAAATGTGACCCTCGCCACGGTAAATACATGGCCTGCTGCCTGCTGTATCGTGGTGATGTGGTGCCCAAAGATGTGAATGCTGCCATTGCCACCATTAAAACCAAGCGCTCCATACAGTTTGTGGACTGGTGCCCCACTGGTTTCAAGGTGGGCATCAACTACCAGCCGCCCACTGTAGTTCCTGGTGGAGACCTGGCCAAGGTCCAGAGGGCCGTGTGCATGCTGAGCAACACCACTGCTATCGCAGAGGCCTGGGCTCGGCTTGACCACAAGTTTGATCTGATGTACGCTAAGAGGGCCTTTGTTCACTGGTATGTGGGTgaggggatggaggagggagagtTCTCTGAGGCCAGAGAGGACATGGCAGCTCTGGAGAAGGATTATGAGGAGGTTGGAGTCGACTCCATTGAGggtgagggagaggaggaaggagaggagtaG
- the LOC117947075 gene encoding tubulin alpha chain-like isoform X4 — translation MRECISVHVGQAGVQIGNACWELYCLEHGIQPDGQMPSDKTRGGGDDSFNTFFSETGAGKHVPRAVFVDLEPTVIDEVRTGTYRQLFHPEQLITGKEDAANNYARGHYTIGKEIIDVVLDRIRKLADQCTGLQGFLVFHSFGGGTGSGFTSLLMERLSVDYGKKSKLEFSVYPAPQVSTAVVEPYNSILCTHTTLEHSDCAFMVDNEAIYDICRRNLDIERPSYTNLNRLISQIVSSITASLRFDGALNVDLTEFQTNLVPYPRIHFPLATYAPVVSAEKAYHEQITVSQITNACFEPANQLVKCDPRHGKYMACCLLYRGDVVPKDVNAAIASIKTKRSIQFVDWCPTGFKVGINYQPPTVVPGGDLAKVQRAVCMLSNTTAIAEAWARLDHKFDLMYAKRAFVHWYVGEGMEEGEFSEAREDMAALEKDYEEVGADSVGDEDDEGEEY, via the exons ATG CGTGAGTGTATCTCAGTGCACGTCGGGCAGGCTGGTGTCCAGATTGGCAATGCCTGCTGGGAGCTTTACTGCCTGGAACATGGGATCCAGCCTGATGGACAGATGCCCAGTGACAAGACTCGTGGAGGAGGAGATGATTCCTTCAACACCTTCTTCAGTGAGACCGGAGCTGGAAAACACGTCCCCAGAGCTGTTTTTGTCGACCTGGAGCCCACCGTCATCG ATGAGGTTCGCACTGGGACCTACCGCCAGCTGTTCCACCCTGAGCAGCTGATCACCGGCAAGGAGGATGCGGCCAACAACTACGCCCGTGGACACTACACCATTGGCAAAGAGATCATCGATGTGGTGCTGGACCGGATCCGTAAACTG GCCGACCAGTGCACCGGCCTTCAGGGCTTCCTGGTCTTCCACAGCTTCGGAGGTGGCACCGGCTCTGGTTTCACCTCCCTGCTGATGGAGCGCCTGTCTGTCGACTACGGCAAGAAGTCCAAGCTGGAGTTCTCAGTCTACCCAGCTCCCCAGGTGTCCACTGCTGTGGTGGAGCCCTACAACTCCATCCTGTGCACCCACACCACCCTGGAGCACTCTGACTGTGCCTTCATGGTGGACAACGAGGCCATCTACGATATCTGCCGTAGGAACCTCGATATCGAGCGTCCTTCTTACACAAACCTCAACAGGTTGATCAGTCAGATTGTGTCCTCCATCACTGCCTCCCTTCGTTTTGATGGTGCCCTCAATGTTGATCTGACAGAGTTCCAGACCAACTTGGTGCCATATCCCCGTATCCACTTCCCTCTGGCCACCTATGCCCCTGTCGTCTCTGCCGAGAAAGCTTACCATGAGCAGATAACGGTGTCTCAGATCACAAACGCCTGTTTTGAACCAGCCAACCAGTTGGTGAAATGTGACCCTCGCCACGGCAAATACATGGCCTGCTGCCTGCTGTATCGTGGTGATGTGGTGCCCAAAGATGTGAATGCTGCCATTGCCAGCATCAAAACCAAGCGCTCCATCCAGTTTGTGGACTGGTGCCCCACTGGTTTCAAGGTGGGCATCAACTACCAGCCGCCCACTGTAGTTCCTGGTGGAGACCTGGCCAAGGTCCAGAGGGCCGTGTGCATGCTGAGCAACACCACTGCTATCGCAGAGGCCTGGGCTCGGCTTGACCACAAGTTTGATCTGATGTACGCTAAGAGGGCCTTTGTTCACTGGTATGTGGGTgaggggatggaggagggagagtTCTCTGAGGCCAGAGAGGACATGGCAGCTCTGGAGAAGGATTATGAGGAGGTTGGCGCTGATAGTGTGGGagatgaggatgatgaaggAGAGGAATATTAA